A genomic region of Trifolium pratense cultivar HEN17-A07 linkage group LG3, ARS_RC_1.1, whole genome shotgun sequence contains the following coding sequences:
- the LOC123918410 gene encoding 40S ribosomal protein S16, translating into MEQVQCFGRKKNAVAVTHCKRGRGLIKINGVPIELIEPEILRFKAYEPILLLGRHRFAGVDMRTRVKGGGKTSQIYAIRQSIAKALVAYYQKYVDEQSKKEIKDILVRYDRTLLVADPRRCEPKKFGGRGARARFQKSYR; encoded by the coding sequence ATGGAACAAGTTCAGTGTTTCGGCCGTAAGAAGAATGCTGTTGCAGTAACACACTGCAAGAGAGGTCGCGGTCTGATCAAGATCAATGGAGTTCCAATCGAACTCATCGAGCCTGAGATTCTCCGATTCAAGGCATACGAACCAATCCTCCTTCTCGGAAGACACCGTTTCGCCGGCGTTGACATGAGGACTCGTGTGAAGGGAGGAGGTAAAACTTCTCAGATCTATGCCATCAGACAGAGTATCGCTAAGGCTTTGGTTGCTTACTACCAGAAATACGTTGATGAACAGAGTAAGAAGGAGATCAAGGATATTCTTGTTCGTTATGATCGTACTCTTCTTGTTGCTGATCCTAGACGCTGTGAGCCTAAGAAGTTTGGTGGTCGTGGTGCTCGTGCTAGGTTCCAGAAATCTTACCGTTAA
- the LOC123918409 gene encoding uncharacterized protein LOC123918409 isoform X1: MKFETIFTTKKFQSLIDATSSSNQFHVLRESSLSLQSFVSFLGQVTFTIHKERMMKQRTRLQRRYVNTWGFCNFHGWRSIQMKQVFFSIESSNLFQDSSRRPKDL; encoded by the exons atgaaatttgaaaccattttcACAACCAAAAAGTTTCAATCACTTATTGATGCAACATCTTCTTCAAACCAATTTCACGTATTGCGTGAGTCATCCCTTTCATTGCAGAGTTTTGTATCTTTCTTAGGTCAGGTCACTTTCACAATTCACAA AGAACGAATGATGAAGCAGAGAACACGACTGCAACGAAG GTATGTAAATACATGGGGTTTCTGCAATTTTCACGGCTGGAGAAGTATCCAAATGAAGCAg GTTTTCTTCTCCATCGAATCCTCCAACCTGTTTCAAGACTCATCCCGCAG GCCAAAAGATTTGTAG
- the LOC123913554 gene encoding putative clathrin assembly protein At2g25430: MKRRFHKVCTSVKEQSYISYAKIASAAGFSDMNLIIIKATSPDDLPVHEKYIQDLLKLFSISPSSCHSFAISFTRRFGTTRSWRVALKSLILLHRLLRSVQANSPLWTELLWTRSNGLVSLYPCHFKDATSSSSTCSISYTKFVSSYAQLLDEALNCVDLDSKKLEKQQHQEEKNETFQEKMNEMGEILEILPQLQSIIDRVIDCYPIGVATKSFIVQSAMKHIIRDSFVCYTKFRREIVVVLENLFEMSYRNCIAAFNIYKKSAVQTNKLCEFYEWCKAKGLCGYYEYPLLEPIPHIHIKALESFLSGMWQLTESSSSSWSDQESSSAFTEEDGRQQQHMIKGIVDEEKPLIDLEGEYDDDNDDVSWETVLESSVSFCHAYNQGDLFSSNGYQQEIMDYEHSFDSMLEIATYKSTAYNPFSQQSYESSYNGRFDHNPLYPWGL; the protein is encoded by the coding sequence ATGAAGAGGAGGTTCCACAAAGTTTGCACTTCTGTAAAAGAGCAAAGCTATATAAGTTATGCAAAAATTGCTTCAGCTGCAGGCTTTTCTGATATGAATCTCATCATCATAAAAGCAACATCACCTGATGATTTACCAGTTCATGAAAAATACATACAAGACCTCTTGAAACTCTTCTCCATATCTCCATCTTCATGCCATTCCTTCGCCATTAGCTTCACTCGGAGATTTGGAACTACTCGAAGTTGGAGGGTTGCACTAAAGTCACTGATTCTTCTCCACCGTTTGCTTCGTTCTGTTCAAGCAAACTCTCCCTTATGGACTGAACTTTTATGGACTCGTTCCAATGGTTTGGTCTCCCTTTACCCTTGTCATTTCAAAGATGCTACTTCTTCTTCATCCACCTGTTCCATTTCCTACACAAAATTTGTGTCTTCCTATGCACAATTACTTGATGAAGCTCTTAACTGTGTTGACTTGGACAGCAAGAAACTTGAAAAGCAACAACACcaagaagagaaaaatgaaacttttcAAGAGAAGATGAATGAAATGGGTGAGATACTTGAAATATTGCCACAACTTCAAAGCATCATTGATAGGGTGATAGATTGTTACCCTATAGGAGTTGCAACAAAAAGTTTCATAGTTCAATCAGCAATGAAACACATAATTCGCGACAGTTTCGTTTGCTACACAAAGTTCAGAAGAgaaattgttgttgttttagAGAATCTTTTTGAGATGTCTTATAGGAACTGCATAGCTGCTTTCAATATTTATAAGAAATCAGCAGTGCAAACAAATAAGCTTTGTGAGTTCTATGAATGGTGTAAAGCAAAAGGTTTGTGTGGTTACTATGAATATCCTTTGCTAGAACCAATTCCACATATACATATCAAAGCTTTGGAAAGTTTTCTTAGTGGCATGTGGCAGCTGACAGagtcttcttcatcatcttggTCTGATCAGGAATCTAGTTCAGCTTTCACTGAAGAAGATGGAAGACAACAACAACACATGATCAAAGGTATTGTGGATGAGGAGAAGCCTTTGATTGATCTAGAAGGAgaatatgatgatgataatgatgatgttaGTTGGGAGACTGTATTGGAATCTTCTGTAAGTTTTTGTCATGCTTATAATCAGGGTGACTTGTTCAGTTCTAATGGCTATCAACAAGAAATAATGGATTATGAACATAGCTTTGATAGCATGTTGGAAATTGCAACGTACAAATCTACTGCTTATAATCCTTTCTCTCAACAAAGTTATGAATCCAGTTACAATGGGAGATTTGATCATAATCCTTTGTATCCTTGGGGTCTATAA
- the LOC123918407 gene encoding THO complex subunit 2 isoform X2, protein MPNWSLYFVGTLKLRLKKDLHQQLALLSLLLQSLIGHFDLDPNRVFDIVLECFELQPDNDVFIELIPIFPKSHASQILGFKFQYYQRMEVSNPVPYGLYRLAALLVKQDFIDLDCIYAHLLPKDEEAFEHYSTFSSKRFDEANKIGKINLAATGKDLMDEEKTGDVTIDLFAAIAMETDAIDERKSELHTSQTLGLLTGFLSVDDWYHAHVLFERLSPLNPVEHIQICDSLFRLIEKSISSPYYVIRQAHLQNPGLSAGGSTDAMNVDHPSGHGSFIDLPKELFQMLACTGPFLYRDTMLLQKVCRVLRGYYLSALDLVSHGDSALNPQFHVIGNPHLHLKEARLRVEDALGACLLPSLQLVPANPAVGQEIWELMSLLPYEARYHLYGEWEKDDDRYPMLLAARQTAKLDTRRILKRLAKENLKQLGRMVAKLAHANPMTVLRTIVHQIEAYRDMITPVVDAFKYLTQLEYDILEYVVIERLALGGRDKLKDDGLNLSDWLQSLASFWGHLCKKYPSMELRGLFQYLVNQLKRGQGIELVLLQELIQQMANVQYTENLTEEQLDAMAGSETLKYQATSFGMTRNNKALIKSTSRLRDALLPKDEPKLATPLLLLLAQHRSLVLVNADAPYIKMVSEQFDRCHGTLLQYVDFLGSAVTPGSNYAILIPSLDDLVHLYHLDPEVAFLIYRPVMRLFKSQRSPDVCWPLDDKNAASDSSTNFESDLADSSGSMVLDIGSNKKQISWSYLLDTVKTMLPSKAWNSLSPDLYATFWGLTLYDLYVPKNRYESEIAKLHANLKSLEELSDNSSSAITKRKKEKERIQESLDRLISELHKHEENVASVSRRLSHEKDRWLSSCPDTLKINMEFLQRCIFPRCTFSMPDAVYCAMFVHTLHSLGTPYFNTVNHIDVLICKTLQPMICCCTEYEVGRLGRFLYETLKIAYHWKSDESIYERECGNKPGFAVYYRFPNSQRVTYGQFIKVHWKWSQRITRLLIQCLESSEYMEIRNALIMLTKISSVFPVTRKSGINLEKRVAKIKSDEREDLKVLATGVAAALAARKPSWVTEEEFGMGFLELKPAPSMTKSAAVQSGIGPHVSQTESASGKHMDSGNTVKDQTVRTKTADGRTESITAAKSDSGHVKLKGSSMLNGLDAQSSLPSPAGQSGTLKSADTPKQVEESISRAPDEHVTRNVESRTSVKRSVATGSVLKPSKQDPLKEDGRSGKTVTRTSGSSSNDKDLQTHASDGRHTGTNVSLSVSANGNSVSGSAKGLASSAKNAFDGSGNESKAEVGATKSSMVKDDGNDIADFTRGSSSRVVHSPRHENTATSKSSDKIQKRAGSVDELDRLGKRRKGDVDLRDLEGEVRFSEREKLMDLRLADDKVGPDELGLYRPGDKTLERPKEKVNERYEREHRERLDRLDKSRGDDFVVEKPRDRSIERYGRERSVERMQERSFNRLPDKAKDERSKDDRNKLRYNDAPIEKSHAEGRFHGQNLPPPPPLPPNMVPQSVGAGRRDEDADRRYGATRHSQRLSPRHEEKEQRRSEEAVILQDDPKRRKEDDFRDRKREEIKVEEREREKASILKEELLDLNAASKRRKLKREHLPTMEPGEYSPVAPAPPLPGIGMSQGYDGRDRKGPMIQHASYIDEPSLRIHGKEVASKLNRRESDPLYDREWDDEKRQRADQKRRHRK, encoded by the exons GCtaataaaattggaaaaataaaCCTTGCTGCTACTGGAAAAGATCTAATGGATGAAGAGAAAACGGGGGATGTCACTATTGATCTCTTTGCTGCTATAGCCATGGAAACTGATGCAATTGATGAGCGGAAATCCGAGCTTCATACCAGTCAAACTTTGGGCTTGCTTACTGGCTTTCTTTCTGTGGATGACTG GTATCATGCACATGTACTATTTGAACGCCTCTCACCACTGAATCCGGTGGAACATATCCAAATATGTGATAGTTTGTTTAG GCTTATTGAGAAGTCAATTTCTTCACCGTATTATGTTATTCGCCAAGCACATCTTCAAAACCCTGGATTGTCCGCTGGAGGCAGCACTGATGCTATGAACGTAGATCACCCTTCAGGACACGGTTCTTTCATAGATCTTCCAAAGGAACTTTTTCAGATGCTTGCTTGTACTGGACCTTTTCTCTACCGAGATACTATGTTGTTACAGAAG GTTTGTAGGGTGTTGAGAGGTTATTACCTTTCTGCTCTTGATCTTGTAAGTCATGGCGACAGTGCCTTGAATCCTCAATTTCATGTTATTGGAAATCCTCACCTACATTTGAAGGAAGCAAGGCTAAGGGTGGAGGATGCTTTAGGAGCTTGTCTACTACCTTCTCTACAGTTGGTTCCTGCTAATCCAGCTGTTGGCCAGGAAATTTGGGAACTAATGAGTCTTCTTCCTTATGAG GCACGATATCATTTATATGGTGAATGGGAAAAAGATGATGATCGCTATCCTATGCTGTTGGCTGCTAGACAAACTGCCAAG TTGGACACTAGACGCATTTTGAAACGGCTGGCAAAGGAAAATTTGAAGCAGCTGGGTCGGATGGTTGCCAAACTAGCTCATGCCAACCCTATGACCGTCCTTCGAACAATCGTTCACCAG ATTGAGGCATACAGAGACATGATTACTCCTGTAGTGGACGCGTTTAAGTATTTGACTCAG CTTGAATATGATATATTGGAATACGTTGTGATTGAGCGATTGGCACTTGGTGGACGTGATAAGTTGAAGGATGACGGGCTTAATTTGTCAGACTGGCTTCAATCTCTAGCTTCATTTTGGGGCCACCT ATGTAAAAAGTACCCATCAATGGAATTGCGGGGCCTGTTCCAGTATCTTGTGAACCAGTTAAAAAGGGGACAAGGAATTGAGCTTGTTCTACTGCAG GAGCTTATCCAACAAATGGCAAATGTTCAGTACACAGAGAACTTGACTGAGGAACAACTGGATGCTATGGCAGGGAGTGAGACTCTGAAATATCAAGCAACTTCTTTTGGGATGACTCGAAATAATAAG GCATTGATAAAGTCAACTAGCAGGCTTAGAGATGCATTACTTCCTAAAGATGAACCAAAGTTGGCAACCCCGCTCTTGCTTCTTCTTGCTCAGCATCGTTCTCT AGTTCTCGTCAATGCAGATGCACCCTACATTAAAATGGTCAGTGAACAATTTGATAGATGCCATGGAACTCTTCTTCAATATGTGGATTTTCTAGGCAGTGCAGTCACACCAGGGTCAAATTATGCTATTCTTATTCCCTCACTTGATGACCTGGTCCATCTTTACCACTTGGACCCTGAG GTTGCTTTCTTGATATATCGCCCTGTTATGAGACTTTTCAAGTCTCAGAGGAGTCCCGATGTTTGCTGGCCCTTGGATGATAAAAATGCTGCAAGTGATTCATCAACGAACTTTGAGTCTGACCTTGCAGATTCTTCTGGTAGTATGGTTCTAGATATTGGCTCCAACAAAAAGCAGATTAG TTGGTCATATCTTCTTGATACTGTTAAAACCATGCTGCCTTCAAAAGCATGGAATAGCCTATCTCCTGATCTTTATGCAACATTTTGGGGTCTCACATTATATGATCTGTACGTTCCAAAAAACCGTTATGAGTCAGAGATAGCCAAGTTACATGCTAATCTTAAATCATTGGAGGAGCTTTCTGACAATTCAAGCTCAGCAATCACCAAGAGGAAGAAAGAGAAGGAAAGAATTCAAGAATCTCTCGACCGTCTTATTAGTGAACTGCATAAACATGAAGAAAATGTTGCATCTGTCAGCAGACGGCTCTCTCATGAAAAAGACAGATGGTTAAGTTCCTGTCCTGATACCTTGAAGATTAACATGGAGTTTCTTCAGCGTTGCATATTTCCACGCTGTACTTTCAGTATGCCAGACGCAGTTTATTGTGCTATGTTTGTCCACACACTTCATTCCCTTGGAACACCCTATTTTAACACAGTCAACCACATAGATGTTCTTATTTGTAAGACTCTTCAACCAATGATATGCTGCTGCACTGAATATGAGGTTGGTAGGCTTGGCAGGTTTCTCTATGAGACTTTGAAGATTGCTTACCATTGGAAG AGTGATGAATCTATTTATGAACGTGAATGTGGAAACAAGCCGGGATTTGCTGTTTATTATAGATTTCCAAATAGCCAGCGAGTTACATACGGACAGTTCATTAAG GTACACTGGAAATGGAGTCAAAGAATCACAAGGTTACTAATTCAGTGTCTGGAATCTAGCGAGTACATGGAGATTAGAAATGCTCTTATAATGTTGACTAAAATTTCTAGTGTTTTCCCTGTTACACGGAAGAGTGGGATAAACCTTGAAAAGCGG GTAGCTAAGATTAAAAGTGATGAAAGAGAGGATCTTAAGGTTTTGGCAACTGGTGTAGCAGCAGCACTGGCTGCTAGGAAG CCTTCTTGGGTTACCGAAGAAGAATTTGGTATGGGATTTCTTGAATTGAAGCCTGCACCATCTATGACCAAATCTGCAGCTGTACAAAGTGGGATAGGTCCTCATGTTTCTCAAACTGAATCTGCCAGTGGGAAACATATGGATTCTGGAAACACAGTCAAAGACCAGACAGTAAGAACTAAAACTGCAGATGGCAGAACGGAAAGCATTACAGCAGCAAAATCTGATTCTGGCCACGTAAAACTCAAGGGTAGCTCAATGCTGAATGGATTGGATGCTCAATCATCTCTACCCTCACCTGCTGGACAATCTGGGACATTAAAATCTGCGGATACTCCCAAGCAAGTGGAAGAATCCATAAGTAGGGCACCAGATGAACACGTTACAAGAAATGTTGAG TCTAGAACCTCTGTGAAACGTTCGGTGGCTACAGGGTCAGTTTTGAAGCCTTCAAAACAAGATCCTTTGAAAGAAGATGGTAGATCTGGAAAAACTGTTACTAGAACTTCTGGTTCCTCAAGCAATGACAAGGATCTTCAGACCCATGCATCAGATGGAAGACACACTGGAACAAACGTCTCATTATCAGTCAGTGCTAATGGTAACAGTGTCTCAGGTTCTGCAAAAGGCTTGGCTTCATCGGCAAAAAATGCATTTGATGGTTCTGGTAACGAATCAAAGGCAGAGGTTGGAGCTACCAAATCATCTATGGTGAAGGATGATGGAAATGATATTGCTGACTTCACAAGAGGATCCTCTTCTCGTGTAGTTCATTCCCCTAGGCATGAAAACACAGCTACCTCAAAGTCTAGTGATAAAATTCAGAAGCGTGCTGGTTCTGTTGATGAACTAGACAGACTAGGTAAACGGCGGAAAGGGGATGTAGATCTAAGAGATTTAGAGGGTGAAGTTCGATTCTCTGAAAGAGAGAAGCTGATGGATCTGCGATTGGCTGATGACAAAGTGGGACCAGATGAACTTGGTTTGTACAGACCAGGTGATAAGACGTTGGAAAGgccaaaagaaaaagtaaatgaACGATATGAAAGGGAACACAGGGAAAGATTGGACCGTCTGGACAAGTCTCGTGGTGATGACTTTGTTGTAGAAAAACCTAGGGACAGGTCGATAGAAAGATATGGAAGAGAACGATCTGTTGAGAGAATGCAAGAGAGGAGTTTCAATAGACTCCCTGACAAGGCTAAGGATGAAAGAAGTAAGGATGATAGAAATAAATTACGATACAATGATGCACCGATAGAAAAATCTCACGCTGAGGGCCGCTTCCATGGACAAAACTTGCCTCCACCACCCCCTTTACCTCCTAATATGGTTCCTCAATCTGTTGGTGCTGGTAGGCGTGATGAAGATGCTGATAGGAGGTATGGAGCTACAAGGCATTCTCAAAGACTTTCTCCAAGGCACGAAGAAAAAGAACAGAGGCGGTCTGAAGAGGCTGTTATTTTGCAGGATGACCCCAAACGTAGAAAAGAAGATGATTTTCGAGATCGTAAGCGTGAAGAAATTAAG GTGGAAGAGAGGGAAAGAGAGAAAGCAAGCATTCTAAAAGAAGAGTTGTTGGATTTAAATGCTGCATCCAAGAGGCGTAAACTTAAGAGGGAGCATCTACCAACTATGGAGCCCGGGGAGTACTCACCAGTTGCTCCTGCACCTCCTCTCCCTGGTATTGGTATGTCACAAGGGTATGATGGAAGAGACAGAAAAGGGCCAATGATCCAGCATGCCAGTTACATAGATGAACCGAGTCTTAGGATTCATGGTAAAGAGGTAGCCAGCAAGCTGAATCGTCGTGAATCAGATCC CTTATATGACCGAGAGTGGGATGATGAGAAGAGACAAAGAGCTGATCAAAAGCGAAGGCATCGGAAGTAA
- the LOC123918409 gene encoding uncharacterized protein LOC123918409 isoform X2 — translation MKFETIFTTKKFQSLIDATSSSNQFHVLRESSLSLQSFVSFLGQVTFTIHKYVNTWGFCNFHGWRSIQMKQVFFSIESSNLFQDSSRRPKDL, via the exons atgaaatttgaaaccattttcACAACCAAAAAGTTTCAATCACTTATTGATGCAACATCTTCTTCAAACCAATTTCACGTATTGCGTGAGTCATCCCTTTCATTGCAGAGTTTTGTATCTTTCTTAGGTCAGGTCACTTTCACAATTCACAA GTATGTAAATACATGGGGTTTCTGCAATTTTCACGGCTGGAGAAGTATCCAAATGAAGCAg GTTTTCTTCTCCATCGAATCCTCCAACCTGTTTCAAGACTCATCCCGCAG GCCAAAAGATTTGTAG